One Acropora palmata chromosome 2, jaAcrPala1.3, whole genome shotgun sequence genomic window, GATCCTCTATTTTTTAGGTTCGTGAACCGTGCCAGAGACCCCCCTGTACGACcctctttagaaactaaccttacatttatttaagaaataaacCGCATTTTAATGGCTTTACCGGTGTGATGAATCCCACCATTGATATTACGAGGGCACGAGAAAAATCTTGTAAACCCCCAGCCGGAGGCTTCAGCTTCGGTCAAAAAATAGTGATGTTTGGTTTTTCTAAAGCTTTGAAGATTATGAAGAGgcattgtttggttaaaaaaagagTTAAAGAATGGTGCAATGTATTTAGAAAATGGCGGGGCAAGAGCGCATTTTACCTATAAAAATATTTGGGGCTTAGGTGTACTTCAACACCATTTACCTGTGCTGTTTTTGCCGCAGCCACACAATCCGAGGCaaatttttgtgaattcaaCAGCACGTCGCTGAGATCCTTAAGCATCCCATCTTGCTGAGATTGAGAGAGAGCAGCTTTCATTTGTTCTACATGCGCTCTAATGGCTGCTGCAGCTTTCTGCTGCGCTTCCATGGCATCTTGACCCACAAGCTTCAAGTTACTGAGAGCCTCCTTCAATAAGAGCTCCATTGAAGTTTTATCAACCATTGCTTCAATCTCTTTTTCAGTCAAACTTGTATCCAATTCTGAAAATTTTCAGAGTAAATCAGCAATTTAgctcttaaggacggtgcctactattgttattgcgcatacgttctgcgcatctccagatactcggatttcctatcgccaatgcttactaatacagggatatttttgcgcggtttaaaactatccggagaaagtaggtcttagtaagtactctcggtatccaaaaagaaaattgagggtaaccatgcatttttgagagataattaagattcaatttgagaaagaacgccatacattgctttgtattttaaagctttttacacacattattcatgaattatctttgaaaaatgcgtggttacccccaattttctttttggatttcaataggacttgttaagacctacaattcctgcataatcacacgccggggaaaaaatatctttaattagtaggcaccgtccttaagaagGGGACAAAATCAGTACTCTATGTAATGAACcgtatttatttatataccgcacaCATCATATACTTTTTGATGGCCATCTACTGTTCTTCTGTGGGTTGAGATCAGACGTCAGCAAGTTAACGTGCCTCTGGTTGCCTCTATCAGTCCATTCCGCacccaacccccccccccccttccccaGATAAGATTCAGAGATAACGTCCCACGGAGATTAGTACACTGACTGAAGGGTTATAGGACGGGGCCAACGGTTTTAAGTCCTTGTGCCAGAAGACTTGGAGTCTAACCATTTGAAGACGTAAATACAGAGACAGTACATTCTCCACAGTTTGAGTGTCTTTCTGGCCAGGGTTCAAGCCTGCGACCTCCTGCATGATACTGAACCAACGTAGCCACCAGTACGTGGTATACAACTCAGATGAAACATAGCTTGCTAATTTTGAACAAGGAGAAAGCTCAAAGGTCTGAGTCCTATCAAACGAGCCCATTGTTAGAAACCCACTACTctatgcattttttatttcaaaatgcatTCTGTCCCCTTTGTTCTAGCAAATATGTAAACTGATTCACATACTATTACCTTCACACTGATACAGATACCATTACCTTTACACTGATACAGATACCGTTACCTTTACACTGATACAGATACCGTTACCTTTACACTGATATACATACCATTACCTTTGGGTTCTGATGCCTCTGTGGATGTTTCGGCCATACTAGAGGGCTCCAGAGATCCCAACCCCTTCTCAACAGTTGCAGTCATATCAAGGTCAACAGAAGAAACACCAACATGATCTAAAACCGAAACAGCTGCTGAAGGAGATCTAGTATTCCCACCAGCACCTTTGGATTGTTTCATTCTTGCATTTTCATCCATAGTGTCTGGCTTGTTCTCTGTTTGGTTGATACTATCTGCAGCTTCTTTCTCAACAGATGTTGCGATGGCAAGATCTACAGCTGATATGGCTGATTGATCAAGAGACGACACTGAGGCAACTGGCTCCTTATTTCCCACGACCGGTTTTATTGAGTTTTTCAGAGGCACATCCTGCAAAGAATGATGATAAGGAGAAATACAGACTGTACAACGTGGACTCGTGTGtcaacaacaactttgaaaCATTTATGATGGAATCAGTTTTCACTTTCTCTGGATGTACAATATTACTGCATTGCATTCAAGCCACTTGGCATGGGCTCACAAGGTGTTCCCTTAAGCCAATGAACTTTATTCATTACGAGGGTTCTGCTTATGTTTTACGTCAAAAAGACACTTTGTGGTGTCTACCAGTTCATAATGTCAGTAACCTCATCAGGATGGTGAATTCAGACAACTctctaacaaaaaaattggacTCAATTTGAATGGTGCAGTTGCCAAGTTCAGAAACTGCCTTTTTCTTCATTACCAGtaacataattatttcctttgttaCATAACATCAGAGACTCTTCTCACCTTTTCTGCAACAGGAATACTAAGGTCCAAAGGACCACTAGCTGATGAAAACTCTTGaacattttcttgttgtttgccAGGCATTTGCATGTTTCCAAAACTATTCAGATAAGAATCTAAGACACCAAGGAGTGGTTCAATTGCTGGTAGATTGACATCGACAAGACGACGAAACTCAGAGCTGTAATGATATGCTACTATTGTTGCTACAACACTTCCACCACAGACAGTAGTAAGCCCAGCTGCTATCTTCAGTGCTGGTGAGCCTTTTGGTGAccttaaagcaaaaatgagGTTGAAAATTCTTTGAAGTGATTTCTCAGATAGCAGGCATTTAAATAAATCACACTTCTTCTTGCACAGTATAATACAAACCAATCGTTCAACTCACATTATTAATATTGACACCAATTCAAGCAAGTAAAGCCAGGACACAGTGGAAGGAAAATGCTTCAACTGTGCTTTTTACTGAGCCCTTGTTTCTCAATGAACTGAATCATAGAGGGAAAGGGAACTTATGGACATAGTGTGgtattttaacattttgtcCATGAAATGGGATATGAAAAGGCATCTTTATTTAGTATCAAAATGATATTCATACCAAAAACTACAGAGCTGGCAAAAAATTGATTGGAGCTGGTAGGTGGGATGGGGTggggactgggaagaaaagaGGAAAGACAACTTGTACACCCTTAATGAAcctaacaaagagaaaaaaaataacgcaAAACAAACTATGATTCCTAGGCATACAACAATACTATCTCACCCTTATTGCTACCCTGATTATGTTGTACTTTTTGTTAAGAGGAAAAGTTAATAGGCAGCAAAGTTCTACATATTTTTATTCTCctgattttttcaaaatgagaaGTTACATTCTCTAGAGAATTTGAGGCCATAATATCCAACAAAAGGTGATGTATTTTGTAAGGTGACATACTGTTCTTTTCCAAGAAAATTTGTCTTCCTTATTCCACAATAAAATCACTGAAAACAGTTCCCCAGCCATAGGAATTAAACTATAGACTTTACCGAAGGGTTTCCATATTAGAGGAATGGTAACAGGCATACTATCTACATAAGATTGACTTACCTCTGAGAGACTTTAGAAGTTGATTTATACCTCCCCCATTCAAAACTCCTCGCAACTGTTCGAtcctaaaaaaataattaactcTGAGGAGATCTAAAGAAACTTTAATATCTTGAAATTCAGTTGCCACTTTCCTAAACCAAGGCGATGcaataggtggttttcacgctATGTCATAGCCAtcatgttggtggacgaaaacaaaagatttctcattagctccttttgttcgtcaACCAGCAATTGcacattgcagcattgttatctgtgtccctagagataagttgcaaaccacctataCTATACAGGGGAGCTAACCTTAATTACAAACACACCAGAAATCAAAGATTTGCAGGATGGTTTAAACCTAAAACtttctttagtttttgttGCTGTGCATTAGATTGTTATCTTGGACTATcgttttatttatattttttaggggGGGCAACATGATGGCAAGTTTCAACGAATAGCCATTTCTGTTACATTCGCCTTTCAATTACATTGAGTGTATTGAAAACTAACCTTTGATAAAACTGGTCTTGATATCTTTGCAAGCGTTTGAAATAACGTCCCTTTACTACTTTTGGCTCGAAACATATCGAAAGTTCCGAACTACTCACACCCTCCCCAAGACGAAAATCCAATATGGCGACGATCTTCTTCTCTCCGTTCCAGTCTTGGTCGGTTTGCCATTGAACTAaatgctgattggctaatcATGTAGACAATCTTGGCGGGAAAAATAGACTTATCTCGTGATGATATCAGTTTCTTCGAGGGAATTATATACCATCTTTTGACAAGATTTCACTTGAGCGAAGTAAAGATGTCAAACCAAATGAGGATCTCGAACTTTTTCAACACTTCAGCAACCAAACGACGCGCAAGTGACGTCGACGCGACATCGGATTCGCCGCAAATGAAGTCTCCTAAGACTGTAGACGAAAGCTCACCCGAATCGAATGCAAAGCGACCATTGCTGAATCTCTCTCCAGAACAAAGAGAGCGCATGGAAGCTAATCGAAAAGAAGCCGAGAAGAGATTACTTGCAAATAAACGCCCTCAATTCTTTGGAGCCTCTTGGAGGAAAGCTTTGGCAGCAGAGTTTGGCAAAGAATACTTTGTGAAGGTATCTTAAATTGAtcctttgaaatttcaaagcaataaataaataagctgAAAGTAATACCATCTattgtttaattgtttttcctcaGCTTACTAATTTCGTTAAGGAGGAAAGATTGCACAAAACAGTATACCCCACAGGTAGGAAGATAGTTAAATTCATCCTGACCCCTACTCCCTTAGTTGTCATTAGGGTACTCTCCAAAGGCTCACCCTGAGGGGTGAGGGAAGAAAAGGCGACCACTTTTCTAGTAAATAATGATGGtattgtttgcattttgtcACAAGAGGGACATTTGAAATACCACGGATAAATTACTGGCAGTACTGGGTCTGGCAGAGATAAACAAGATTGCaaagagtatttttttttaatttttcatgcaTAATTTTCCAGAAAAAGATGTATATAGCTGGACACTCCAATGTGAGATACATGAGGTAAGTCCTGAGGGGACTACCCTGGTTATTTTCATGGTTTATTATGCATTTGGAGGTTTATAAAAGGGTTAATGACAAATTGTGCCAAAtgaattttataaatttttcagATTAAAGTTGTCATTATTGGTCAAGATCCATATCATGGCCCAAGGCAAGCTCATGGCCTCTGCTTCAGTGTCCTTCCTGGTGTTGCCATACCACCAAGGTAGAGTTTAAATTAATGTGCCTGAATAAGTCATATTATTTTGCAGTCAGCAAGTTCTGCAGGTTTAGATGCTGCACACATGCAGTCAGTCGCAGTCCTTGTAAACTCAGCAAACAAGACTGACtataagaataatttattaatgttTATGCATGAATAAAAGTCATatattgtaatttatttttaaaagaatattattttgagaAGTTTGTGATGGCATCTTTCGCATTGCTGGATTGACTGGTCAATAGATGAGTGTGAAATATCATTTCTTTTAGACTTTTAAACTTAAGTCTCTTCAAATGCCATTTTGCAGAAATGGTTATGAGTGAAATAAAGTTAAAGGTAATTTGAATACTGCAAAATTTGCTAATTTTGTGCTAGTTTTGTGCTTCTtttaatcaataaattattatcagaTTTTTTTATATCTTCTTTTATATTCttgagactttttttttatcacactAGCCTTGTTAATATTTACAAGGAACTAGCGAATGACATTGATGATTTTCAAATACCCAAGCATGGATATCTCAAAGGCTGGGCAAAACAAGGTACCAAATATGGCAATATTTATTATCTAGGTTCAATAAGCAATTAACTCTTTGCGTCTTATAAAAAGACGTTTAGACAAGCTACAAGGTGAAACACTAAAGGTTaataaccaaaacaaaatttacttCATTACGGTATTTCCTGGAGTTTACTTGAAGAACAAGATATCATCCTCAGGAAGGACATAAAAAAAGGataaaggaactttatttgagtgtctagtcgttctagtgctggagcactaattggggacactgtaactcaaattaataattaacacaatcaagtcaaattttggtttttggagAGAGGGGAAATTCCcagatctgggaatcgaacccaggccacattggttggaggcgagtgctctcaccactgtgcCATCCCTGCATCCCCTATCTTACAGTACATGATGTAACAAACTCAAAATGACATCTCTTTACATCACAAGTAGACTCTTTGTGTAGCAAGCTTGTCTTTCACCAGAGTCCCCCTCTTTCGGTCACTTTTCTTGCAATAGTGACTGAATCCATGGCACAAGGGCATGGTGATTCCTTGCAAGCTTGAAAAAGCCTCCAGTTGCCTAAGTTTATGATTTCAAAATGAGAGTTTTCACCTCTACAGTTTCTTATTCATTACAGGTGTTCTGCTGTTAAACGCTTGCCTGACAGTTGTAGCTTCAAAGGCAAATTCACACAAAGATAAGGTGCCAAGTGCTGCATCATTTAATACTCAATTAATGAAACTGGTTGGGTACAATGTTCCAACAGATACTAAATGTGCCTGCCCTTCAAATACTGTCCAACATTCATTTaccaatatttttaaaaaggcaCAGAAGTGCACCATTAAAATGATGCAACAAgcagtattttgttgaagtttaatattattttttatggaGGATTTTTGTTACTGATTATTTGTACTGTAATTATGTTTATGTGGAAATGTGTCATACATCATCTTTTTTATCATCAGTTAGTCAGGTAGTTTGTCTCCTTGATGCTCCAATTACATCTTCACCTAAAAGGAAGACAAGCTTTTTTATGTACTCTGTGCATCCTCTATCAGTGTCTTTAGGTCAGTCATCGCCATAGTAGCCTAGGATTTCTCTTAGGTTAAGGTAAACTCCATAGAAACCCAACTGCACATAGGTTTCTACGTGTGCTTTCATATTTGCCTAGACATGAAGATAGGTCCTTTCTTGGAAAGAGAATCATagattttaatattattggtaAATGAAGTTCCTATTTGCTATTCTGTTTCAGGGTTGGGAACAGTTCACTGATGCTGTTATAAGGTGGATCAACTCCAATCTAACTGGTGTTGTTTTCTTACTTTGGGGTGCATATGCTCAGAAGAAAGGAAGCTTCATTGACAAGGTACAAAATTCCTTCATTAATTCTTGAAGCCCTTTATAATAATGGCTTCAAGATCTCATGTGTCTGCATGAGAGCTGGGAATCTTCTTCAGTGTTGTATTTGATCTATTTGCCTTCATCGTTCAGTTGATGTTTAAATTTGTCTCCTTCCCATCAAATGCCTGCTTAGTCTGTTATTGGTAAAGGTAAAGAATCTGATTCCACCAACACGTTGGGAGATGTGTTTGCTGACGTGTCAGCCGACTGTCGCCCAATGCCTTGGCCACTGCTTAACCTCATAATGTGCAAGAGGCGTCAATGGTCACTTTTACCCTGTTATTGAccttagagaaaaaaattaacgcTGATTGATTGTTTTGCACAACTATGCCATACTAAAAATGCTGACATTTAGAGAACTAGCCCATTGTCAGAGCAAACCCTAGGCCCTGGGCCTATGATCAAAGCAACAGCTTCTTAATCTTTTTATGCTGGTGATTTGACTGTTATCAAAACAACTTGTTTCACACTGAATGTTAGAGACTCTTGTACCACTGTTTGGTTCAAGCGTGTATAATAAATGCTGCTAAATGTGGTGGGATGTGATTGTGCATTTTGATAATCACAGGTCTTTGCAATAATATTGTCCCTCCAGGCCatcaaacaacaataacatcattattattaactgtgaggatcatagcttactttaTTTCACATCCGctgttcaatatatgaaatatttcatatataacttcacattattattattattgttattggcaaaaaatatttttctagGGGAACCATTTCTGATGGTCCTTCTTTTATTATATAATCCCTCAGAAAAAACATTGTGTGTTAAAAGCTGTCCATCCTTCACCGCTGTCAGCTCACAGAGGCTTCTTGGGTTGCAAACACTTCTCACAAGCCAATGATTATTTAAAGAAGGTTGGAAAGAAAGCTGTGAATTGGTGTTCGCTTCCTCTTGACAAAAATGAGGCTTTTTCTACTTAATAACATCTAAATGTTGTTTGCATGACTCGTTAAATGTCAGAATTAAGATTTTATAGACAGGTGACTGTGAGATAACTTATACGTAAAGTCTTGGGACTTTACTTATAAGTATTCCTCTTAGACAAAACTTAAATTAGTTGGCAACCTTGTAATACGCTAATCAATTTGAAGCTCGAACATCTCCCTTCCATCCCCCCTCACATACTTGCCGCTAGGTACCCTTCCTCTATGATATTTAATGTCCAAatccctctagttcaaatatTGGGAAATCGTTCCTCATCtgcccgaaaaaaaaaactttacgCTTGTGGAAAGCTGCTAAAGTTCAGTT contains:
- the LOC141875006 gene encoding uracil-DNA glycosylase-like, producing the protein MSNQMRISNFFNTSATKRRASDVDATSDSPQMKSPKTVDESSPESNAKRPLLNLSPEQRERMEANRKEAEKRLLANKRPQFFGASWRKALAAEFGKEYFVKLTNFVKEERLHKTVYPTEKDVYSWTLQCEIHEIKVVIIGQDPYHGPRQAHGLCFSVLPGVAIPPSLVNIYKELANDIDDFQIPKHGYLKGWAKQGVLLLNACLTVVASKANSHKDKGWEQFTDAVIRWINSNLTGVVFLLWGAYAQKKGSFIDKKKHCVLKAVHPSPLSAHRGFLGCKHFSQANDYLKKVGKKAVNWCSLPLDKNEAFST